A genomic segment from Malus domestica chromosome 05, GDT2T_hap1 encodes:
- the LOC139196571 gene encoding uncharacterized protein isoform X3: protein MTPHQWGSPCGHQCTHKYAALMQIPWRVFCKKGCDTDGETWEECLEECNEICYKDPVLKDQQWSACIDRSPGVDRYSEECFHACVSGCGFKAA from the exons atgacacCGCATCAATGGGGGTCTCCGTGCGGCCACCAATGCACGCACAAGTACGCAGCTCTTATGCAGATTCCAT GGCGAGTATTTTGCAAAAAGGGGTGCGATACAGATGGAGAGACTTGGGAAGAAT GCTTGGAGGAGTGCAATGAGATATGCTATAAGGATCCTGTCTTAAAGGACCAGCAATGGAGTGCTTGCATTGACCGTTCTCCCGGAGTTGACAGATACTCAGAG GAGTGTTTTCATGCTTGTGTATCTGGTTGCGGCTTCAAG GCCGCCTAA
- the LOC139196571 gene encoding uncharacterized protein isoform X1 gives MTPHQWGSPCGHQCTHKYAALMQIPWRVFCKKGCDTDGETWEECLEECNEICYKDPVLKDQQWSACIDRSPGVDRYSEECFHACVSGCGFKFDKNPDIADKVRPNRPPKPPPVEKPPAHPAEPTATTDDILSTSA, from the exons atgacacCGCATCAATGGGGGTCTCCGTGCGGCCACCAATGCACGCACAAGTACGCAGCTCTTATGCAGATTCCAT GGCGAGTATTTTGCAAAAAGGGGTGCGATACAGATGGAGAGACTTGGGAAGAAT GCTTGGAGGAGTGCAATGAGATATGCTATAAGGATCCTGTCTTAAAGGACCAGCAATGGAGTGCTTGCATTGACCGTTCTCCCGGAGTTGACAGATACTCAGAG GAGTGTTTTCATGCTTGTGTATCTGGTTGCGGCTTCAAG TTTGATAAAAATCCAGACATAGCTGATAAAGTTCGTCCAAACAGGCCGCCTAAGCCTCCCCCTGTTGAAAAGCCACCCGCCCACCCTGCTGAACCCACGGCAACGACCGACGACATACTTAGCACTTCTGCATAG
- the LOC139196571 gene encoding uncharacterized protein isoform X2: MFALGRVFCKKGCDTDGETWEECLEECNEICYKDPVLKDQQWSACIDRSPGVDRYSEECFHACVSGCGFKFDKNPDIADKVRPNRPPKPPPVEKPPAHPAEPTATTDDILSTSA, translated from the exons ATGTTTGCTTTAG GGCGAGTATTTTGCAAAAAGGGGTGCGATACAGATGGAGAGACTTGGGAAGAAT GCTTGGAGGAGTGCAATGAGATATGCTATAAGGATCCTGTCTTAAAGGACCAGCAATGGAGTGCTTGCATTGACCGTTCTCCCGGAGTTGACAGATACTCAGAG GAGTGTTTTCATGCTTGTGTATCTGGTTGCGGCTTCAAG TTTGATAAAAATCCAGACATAGCTGATAAAGTTCGTCCAAACAGGCCGCCTAAGCCTCCCCCTGTTGAAAAGCCACCCGCCCACCCTGCTGAACCCACGGCAACGACCGACGACATACTTAGCACTTCTGCATAG